The proteins below come from a single Mya arenaria isolate MELC-2E11 chromosome 6, ASM2691426v1 genomic window:
- the LOC128236502 gene encoding uncharacterized protein LOC128236502, whose product MANLNTFLKNKRNRNYISCRLITKKVGKSLEPFTEDKLQHVHGQIVRKLGPQNACTDQCSQQFKNNFNRWCITCKTWRAELLRFHLLPRKITWSELKSWEWPNDPKHIAEVFMIQGFNETNLNLGDVTVSLNIWKRCSEFPRSLIPLADALRNCRNKLCHDLFECHENLKTEVFTNIKNLIHHNDVSPFIPDIGDLCVCIRDLENDQLDGYKLELEYIVNELNQMKGRLTHVESQVRMLSKHFYLVFCFMFFICVFPVLLFCSSNTLSPRTLTMPWMRSSEIEECVTENIYGEFSNPLRLGVYLKRHKKFVGREWLFDLIDNSIQTMNSSTRGLVLEADIGYGKSAFVAHTVCAKEHSKGFRLRKMIIAFHVCKFDVLLTQKPGLFIRRLTSMISNFVPELMIQRLTERQCFEHYNGEFCNEDYLGCIDICLINPLHAISRNGFTTSSKLIIIDAIDECGNSKDASDNAIIEIIRKRFHLFPSWIKLLVTSRKLEPHVQPLVDFDVIYLQSLDKRNLQDIRSYLNKTEKNGLDIPSTFLIAQYLVGSNNYNDNNTKNLDRFYHDQFERTFGKAFQNAKTIFEVTATTFLTKTKDNILKVVTDCSTIDKETLNDELEKMGQFFISVNNTFVYTHHSILKWLENTAPKTFRIQRTNGHTINAKYLLNQIDNMHIIDTDIVNLAIHIMNSETIELTDQFKNISHDQIMLLERNFSESPLIRCVKRTDCSTIPSVLYFHFNNTEELSSENSTAAYIAAAMGKLSALKSLCEHGADVNFRVKSYHGTKRANVQVATLIKQWGYGLLDIAAQNGHVHIVNFILTDTSIFGNYTHHILNGFNLKPVHLACKCGCVVTVKEFYLHNKENVDWLCLYFASEGGHFALVSYLVNELNITDKCRDCNKELTCLPKGSFRMQGREVEIVSLFDEWGNLSCESALHAAIRGDHIAIMKSILSSDGGSTLTCLDRRGRTPLITAFQTDRSEIVKYIVETHYNLVNRICGNATDKNDKRQLNKREKVLLKGYECQSSLWLQKIIAAQNLRFDDNEEALEFFTEVTTGCLPAHFAACSGNIQFLQHQVFDQKIDIIALQCDNKYTPLHSAIACQNITSFDFIVDQVPGGELYLKSERSSVFWLAIKQSPFILKESSKQPLSDIIVKLLSRFPDLLNETDGFGRNPLHFLIQNGHTNTLNWIIRMLHGNFDILIQRKDMFGQTPIMYSVRLLKKQYEVAISLNNFKTDVHTVKRAFTPSEYSIITCLQRAHTQNISQSYSEKGILKLLVKNKLFELFHTFVFEILYDQERCKPDIFYVILKNDLHGFFVWYYFIKRNKLSDGQILQSPCPLHKIIKKRAYYAHLKNQIHTNAVLPRWSYFVLYLLESVRPYVLKSCEKNLGRIGLDVAIDQKSVFWKSLLLKNGLVHSFPLFMNLNEFKDVLLLLNRLLDKDLSYSYDVCLQKNIHLYGNGVAFRFKDDMTDHYTELVITGTHNFYELFFKNLN is encoded by the exons ATGgcaaatttaaacacatttttgaaaaataaacggaATAGGAACTATATTTCGTGTCGTCTAATAACTAAAAAAGTTGGTAAATCATTAGAACCATTTACCGAGGACAAACTTCAACACGTTCATGGACAAATAGTGAGGAAATTAGGCCCACAGAATGCGTGCACTGATCAGTGCAGTCaacaattcaaaaacaatttcaacag GTGGTGTATTACATGCAAAACATGGAGGGCGGAGCTCCTGCGATTTCATTTGTTGCCTCGGAAGATCACGTGGTCTGAACTTAAATCATGGGAGTGGCCAAACGATCCTAAACACATTGCCGAGGTTTTCATGATTCAAGGATTCAACGAAACAAACCTGAATTTAGGAGACGTGActgtttcattaaacatttgGAAACGATGTTCCGAGTTTCCAAgaagtcttataccactggcgGACGCATTAAGGAACTGTCGAAATAAGTTATGCCATGATTTATTCGAATGTCATGAAAATTTAAAGACAGAAGTGTTCACGAATATCAAAAATCTTATTCATCACAATGATGTATCACCATTTATTCCTGATATTGGTGACCTGTGTGTGTGCATTCGAGACCTTGAAAATGATCAACTGGATGGTTATAAACTAGAATTAGAATACATTGTAAATGAGCTAAATCAAATGAAAGGTAGATTAACTCATGTCGAATCACAAGTCAGaatgctgtcaaaacatttctatttgGTGTTCTGTTTTATGTTCTTCATTTGCGTTTTCCCCGTATTGCTCTTCTGTTCAAGTAACACATTATCGCCGAGGACATTGACAATGCCCTGGATGAGATCGTCTGAAATAGAAG agtGCGTAACAGAAAACATCTACGGGGAATTTTCAAATCCATTAAGGTTGGGAGTTTATTTAAAACGCCACAAAAAGTTTGTTGGACGAGAATGGCTTTTTGATCTGATCGATAATAGTATTCAGACTATGAATAGTTCCACGCGCGGCCTAGTCCTGGAAGCAGACATAGGTTACGGGAAATCAGCTTTCGTCGCCCATACCGTATGCGCAAAGGAACACAGCAAGGGTTttcgtttaagaaaaatgataataGCATTTCATGTTtgcaaatttgatgttttattaacgCAGAAACCTGGGCTGTTCATTCGAAGACTTacatcaatgatttcaaattttGTACCCGAATTAATGATTCAACGATTGACTGAAAGACAATGCTTTGAACACTACAATGGTGAATTCTGCAATGAAGACTATCTAGGATGCATCGATATTTGCTTAATAAATCCGTTGCATGCGATATCGAGAAATGGTTTTACAACTTCTTCGAAACTGATCATTATCGATGCTATAGACGAATGTGGGAACTCAAAGGACGCAAGCGACAACgcaatcattgaaataattcgAAAACGTTTCCATTTGTTTCCATCTTGGATTAAACTGTTAGTGACAAGTCGTAAATTGGAGCCACATGTACAGCCTCTGGTGGATTTTGATGTGATATATTTGCAAAGTTTGGATAAAAGAAATTTGCAGGATATACGCtcatatttgaacaaaactgaaaaaaacggGCTAGACATACCGTCGACATTTCTTATTGCACAATACTTAGTTGGATCAAATAATTATAACGACAACAATACAAAAAATCTTGACAGATTTTATCACGAtcaatttgaaagaacttttgggaaagcatttcaaaatgcaaaaacgATTTTTGAAGTGACAGCGACTacgtttttaacaaaaacaaaagataatattttaaaagttgtaacgGATTGCTCTACAATAGACAAAGAAACATTAAACGATGAACTCGAAAAGATGGGTCAATTCTTTATAAGTGTAAATAACACATTTGTTTATACCCACCATTCCATTCTGAAATGGTTAGAAAACACAGCTCCTAAAACATTCAGAATACAGAGAACGAATGGCCATACAATCAATGCtaaatatttactaaatcaAATTGACAACATGCATATTATCGACACGGATATTGTCAACCTAGCAATACACATAATGAACTCTGAAACTATTGAATTAActgatcaatttaaaaatataagccaTGATCAAATAATGCTTTTGGAAAGGAACTTTTCTGAGTCCCCATTGATACGATGCGTCAAACGTACTGACTGTTCAACTATACCTAGTGTTCTGTACTTTCATTTCAACAACACTGAAGAGCTTAGTAGCGAGAATAGTACTGCGGCGTACATTGCAGCTGCTATGGGGAAATTGTCCGCTTTAAAAAGTCTTTGTGAACATGGGGCTGATGTGAATTTTAGAGTAAAATCTTACCACGGAACAAAACGTGCAAACGTTCAAGTTGCTACGCTTATAAAACAGTGGGGTTACGGATTACTCGATATTGCCGCTCAAAATGGACATGTACATATTGTAAACTTCATTTTGACAGATACGAGCATTTTCGGGAACTACACACATCACATATTGAATGGCTTCAATTTAAAGCCTGTACATCTTGCGTGCAAGTGTGGTTGTGTTGTGACTGTCAAAGAGTTTTATCTACACAATAAAGAAAACGTTGACTGGCTATGTCTTTATTTTGCATCGGAAGGGGGGCATTTTGCTTTGGTGTCGTACTTAGTGAATGAATTGAATATAACCGACAAATGTCGGGATTGTAATAAAGAGCTGACTTGTCTTCCTAAAGGATCTTTCCGAATGCAAGGAAGGGAAGTAGAGATAGTTAGTCTTTTTGATGAGTGGGGTAATTTGTCATGTGAAAGTGCACTTCATGCAGCAATTCGAGGGGATCACATTGCCATTATGAAATCTATCCTGTCCTCTGATGGAGGCTCAACACTAACCTGTCTGGATCGAAGAGGAAGAACCCCATTGATTACAGCATTTCAAACTGATCGAAGCgaaattgtgaaatatatcGTTGAAACACATTACAATTTGGTGAATAGAATCTGTGGAAATGCCACGGATAAAAATGATAAACGTCAGCTTAATAAACGGGAAAAAGTATTACTTAAAGGTTATGAGTGTCAATCGAGTCTTTGGCTTCAGAAAATTATCGCAGCTCAAAATCTAAGATTTGATGATAACGAAGAAGCTTTAGAGTTCTTTACCGAAGTTACAACGGGGTGCTTACCAGCTCATTTTGCTGCTTGCAGCGGCAACATTCAGTTTCTTCAACACCAGGTATTTGACCAAAAGATTGACATAATAGCATTGCAATGTGACAACAAATACACGCCTTTGCATTCGGCTATCGCTTGCCAAAATATAACTTCGTTTGACTTTATTGTAGATCAGGTTCCTGGGGGGGAATTATACCTGAAATCAGAACGAAGCTCTGTCTTTTGGTTGGCCATAAAACAATCTCCTTTTATATTAAAGGAGTCAAGCAAACAACCGCTGTCGGATATAATCGTTAAGTTGCTTTCTCGTTTTCCGGATTTGTTAAATGAAACCGATGGCTTTGGAAGAAATCCTTTACATTTCCTTATCCAGAATGGACATACTAACACGCTTAATTGGATCATACGCATGCTTCATGGCAATTTTGACATCTTAATACAACGAAAAGACATGTTTGGCCAGACACCAATTATGTATTCAGTTCGTCTTCTAAAGAAACAATACGAGGTTGCCATctctttaaataatttcaagacCGATGTCCACACAGTAAAACGCGCGTTTACTCCAAGCGAATATTCAATTATTACATGTTTGCAAAGAGCACATACTCAAAATATATCGCAATCTTATTCTGAAAAGGGGATTTTAAAGTTACTGGTTAAAAATAAACTCTTTGAATTATTTCACacgtttgtttttgaaatactcTATGACCAAGAAAGGTGCAAACCTGATATATTTTATGTcatattgaaaaatgatttacatggattttttgtttggtactattttataaaaagaaacaagcTGTCCGACGGCCAAATTCTCCAAAGTCCATGCCCTttacataaaattatcaaaaagaGAGCTTATTATGCACATCTCAAAAATCAAATCCACACAAACGCCGTATTACCACGCtggagttattttgttttatatttgttggaATCCGTAAGACCTTATGTTTTAAAGAGCTGTGAAAAAAACCTTGGTAGAATTGGACTCGATGTAGCCATTGATCAAAAGTCTGTATTTTGGAAATCACTTCTTCTGAAAAATGGTTTGGTACATAGTTTTCCactttttatgaatttaaacgAATTTAAAGAcgtattgttattattgaataGGTTGTTAGATAAGGATTTAAGTTATTCATatgatgtttgtttacaaaagaacatacATTTGTATGGAAATGGGGTGGCGTTCAGATTCAAAGATGATATGACAGATCATTATACAGAACTCGTAATTACAGGAACACATAATTTTTACGAATTATtcttcaaaaatcttaattaa